The nucleotide sequence atctttctcttatgaatataataaaaccaaagactttttggagttatgaaggatgcagtactactctataggtactcaagattaacaggatattgagtgaaaacgagcatttcacccccccttaacAGCTTTGTAGTTCATGGACATTCAGTTATGAATGTGCGTTGTGAatcaacattttgtttttgaactATTTGtatgtgcaatataaataaaaaaaggtcaaacatttttattctttactaGTATATATATCTTTACATGTTTTATCTATtactattttcatttattattacgTCATGAGAATCATacgttatattttatttaaagaatctaaaatatcttttttatgtTCTTTGAAGTCACCACCCTTTGACTCCTGGATTCTGCATCTGTGCATTTCGggcattaatattatattacaactGATAATAATGTTGGTTATCATAAAGTTTCCCCAAAGGTATTTTCATGGAGTTTATTGTGATCTCCGTGACTCTCCAGTTTCTGGCTCACCCTTATTTTGGCTTGAACCAGCAACCTTTAAGCCAGCAGCCAAGATCATTTACCATTAGGCGACTATGACCTGCTGTGTTTCTGTGTCTAGGAGGCACTGGAGCGTCTGAACGAGGCAAGTGAGGAGATCAACAAAATGGAACTGGAACTACAAGTATGTGAAAATTTTTTCCTGACCTCAAGGACATTTGGGACTGTTTTTTGCACTTAAATATATGCTTATTATTATGGCTCTTTGTCATTTAATAGACACTTTTAATTCAGCGTACAGGACTATAATCTCAGTTTTAGTTAgactgtactttggatcaaaccTGCAATCTTTCTGCTATCAGCCCAGATCAATAATTGAATATTAAGGGCACCACACCTAATGTTATATCATCATTACACACACAGTATGCatacatattatacatacatattataaatattttatatatatatatatatatatatatatatatatatatatatatatgtatatacacacacacacacacacacacatatatatatatatatatatatatatatatatatatatatatgtgtatgtgtgtgtgtgtgtgttttttttccattatattttttttttagcaattttaatgttatttgttgtaatttaattagttattttttttatgtttatgtaatttttatcTTAGTTTTAGCACATCAAGATGACCtaaattagttttagtttcagttaactataataaccttacACCATATTATGCAGATAAGAGAAGGCTTATATGATTCTCTCTCTCTTAGATGGCAAACAAGATGAACACTCATGATTTACACactttatgttattattattaacttgttGTGAATGGCTTGTGTGATTTgtgaaaaacattgtttttgttgtcAGGAGGTTCGGTCCAGCCATAGGAGGATAATGAGTGACTCTGTGCTTAAACTCAAGGCGAAAAGTTCAGAACTGGGGTCCTGCATCGAGAAGGCCAGACCTTACTATGAGGCACGAAGAAAAGCAAAAGAGGTGGACAAACACTCATCTTTAGCTCAGCATTGAGAAAAACAGTCATactttataactattattattaatttaaacaggttaaaatgttatttagttGTTCATGCCAAAACATCATATCGTATTTTTGCCTGTTTTTCTATGGCAACTATCAGAACCTTCATCTGATGAAACCTATAGTCTCTTAAATGCATTATGATTAGTTTCATCCATCTTAGGCCCAGCAGGAGACCCAGAAAGCAGCGCTCAGCTTTGAGAGAGCAGTGTCCATGCACTTGGCTGCTCGAGAGATGGTCCACGTGGCTGAACAGGGCCTCACTGCAGTCAAGACGCTAGATCCAACCTGGCAAGAGATGCTGAATCATGCAACCTCAAAGGTTGGCCAATTTTCTCTCTAGCATATCTTTACAAGTGACTTGAGCATGTTTTCTTGGACCTTTGTTTCATGACTGAATCATgcggcagattttttttttttaaagaagtgtcttGTGCCCACCATGGTACAGCAAAAACAGATATATTGTGAATtaatttacaatttcaaataactagtTCTAAAAGAAcagttctaatatgctgattttctgatcAATCAATCactgttaaaaacagttttgctgcttaatatttttgtgcatttaatgtatccttgctaaataaaactattaatttctttctaaaaaataaatcttactgccCCCTAACTGCtgaacaatatatttaatacagtatttttatattgcgCAACCAAAAGCCTGTTTGACCTTTTTGTACATGAAAACATGTAACATTTGCACCATTAACCCCTCATTTGACCCAAATGTGAATGTGCAAGTACAATGAGGATGAAGTACGGTTTATATATCCACACAGAGtatattttgcacacacacacagcattgcaCTGAGCTTGCCATGAGTGACTTGAAACTGTGCAGGTGAACGAGGCGGAGGAGGAGCGCATAAAGAGCGAACGTGGGCACATGCTTGTCACCCAGCTGTGTCAGGAGGCAGAAGCCCGCGTGCAGGAGCTGCAGAAGTCACTGAAGAGATCCATCGTCAAGTCCAAGTCTTACTTTGAGCTCAAGGCTCAGTTCAATGACGTTCTAGAGGTATGTTGAGCTGTTATTACACTTGCCTAGTGTTGGTGTATAAAAACTATGGATACTTGCTCAAATTTAAGGAATAggttaaccaaaaatgaaatcctgtcatcatttacacaccctcaagtTGATCCAAAATCCATGGCATGTTCCAGTAAAGATGTACAGTATAAAAGCAATCGTGTTCCATAGAATTAACATGAATGAGGACCGATATTGCTGAGCTCCGAAAATCAGGGTCCCTGCAGGTTCTTAAAAAGTATCCAATTCAgtttgactcgtgaacgagtcattatctggcttggctcggtgttcatcttcagttctctcttcacagcagttcagtcagtgtactgtttgagtaaatgaattacttcgggatattggtttgtttgaactcagaggggagtgtcagccacattaaaaaagttaacagcttaagtcatttgtggattaatgcgtattggagatgcgaaccgtttaaaacgattcagttcgatttggtgaactggttcaagaagatctggttacatcgaatgattcgttcgcgaaccggatatcaaaactgctttgttttgaactctctcacaacagacacggaagacaatgctgaataaagtcgtagtttttgctatttttggaccaaaatgtattttcaatgcttaaaaagaattctaactgaccctctgatgtcacatggactactttgatgatgtttttcttatctttctggacatggacagtagaccgtacacacagcttcaatggagggactgagagctctcgaactaaatctaaatgatcttaaactgtgttctgaagataaacggaggtcacacgggttaggaacgacatgagggcgagttattagtgacataattttttttttttttttggatgaactatccctttaattcaatGTAAACTCTTGTGGCTTCTCTCTTGTCTCAGGAAGggatatattatgatatattagtACATAAACCAATTTcactatatatgaatatattgaataaaatatgtCTTGAGTATTTTAAACTTagttaaaaattaattttgtagtTGAATGTGTGACCCAGAAGTGAAATACAGTTTTAGAgtttttagcaaaaataaattgtaaaaaacatGATATAATTTAGCCAGATTTTTTTCTAGCTATGAAAATAGCTGCAGAAGCTGTCAAGCAAACAATGTATGACCCAGCCTGTTTAATTAAGCAAAAGAATCAGCAATTTGAGTATGGGAATGTTCTGTGTGGatatctgttttaattttatttacagtcTCTAAAAACTCCATCCATAATCCATATAACTTTTGCACTATATTCCAAATCTTCTGAatccctaaaaaaatatttttagatgaaCAGGCTaacttttgtttttcaattttgaatgattcactgaaaatATTGTCTTCTACTGCAACATtaaggggagtaaatgatgacaaatgtaCATTTACAAATGTTGATTTACAGTTAAAATGTGTGAGCTAAAAATgatgtaaacatgtttttgcagGAGCACAAGTCAAAAATTTTACTATTAGAGGAGCGTATTTCCAAAGCCAAGTTAAATTACTCCAGCACTCTGCGCCACCTGGAGGAAATCAGCGAGGAGATACATGCCCAGAGGGAACAGGACCAAACAAAGGATGGACCAATCAAAACGTGCAGTGGGCGGAGCCCTCCTGTAGGAGCAGAGACAACCAACAGCACAGGTACCGAAGGTGGAGCCTGTGGAGGCCACCCAAGACCAAACGATTGGGTGTCTGGAAAAGAGGGTGTGGCCAATACTAGAGAGTGGGTGGATACGCATCAGAACTCCAGGTGGGTGGACATGGGAAGAGCAGAGATGACACGGTCTGGTTCAGACTCTCTTTCCATCGTCAGCCTCCAGACCATCATCTCTGATCTTGAAAAGTGTGACTCAGTTGAACACCTGGGCCACCTCAGCAGTGACATCAGTCTCTCAGGTGAAGAAGGGGAGAGATACGGGACGGAGAATGATAAGAAGCTAGTGAGGCAAATAAACGCAGACATTTCGGAGTTCCTCAAACAACACATAAGAAGTGTCAGTTTATGAGTGCGTCTATAAATAATGCTCGTtatatattttctacattttcCTTGATGATTTTTGAGCTTGATTCTTGACTGActgagcaatttttttatttttatttattgttaagctTTTTATAAGTACTTGTAAAGGAGAAAGACCAAATtaaaaatcttaatatatatatttttttctttattttatttatttatttttttgagagagaTGATTTGGTATCTCAAATCAAGTGGTAAAAGACTGACAATATTTGTAATGGTAGCAACCCTACAGTTTGATTAACTTAATCATAAATAATATCATATATTTCTTCTTCATCCTGATAAGCAGTTAATGTTTTTCTATGCAAATGTATAAAACTGTGTCTTTATAAAAACAGTCTTATTATAATCTCTATAGCTGACATGATAAAATAAGTCAGTTTTGCTCTCCACTTTAGTTCGCTTGACACAAACTATTTGAAGGTAAAATGCCTTTAAAATGaggtaaaattattttcattttaatgttcttCCATGCTGACTTTGAAATAGTGATTCACAAAAAGTGTTTGTGCTCAAGTGACAAATGGCATGCATGAGGTTTGCTTTATATTCATCTCGTTTGCATTAGTGCACTCTGGCCTTTTCATCAGAAGAAACATTCATTCCGACCGAAATACAGATTTTGTGCAGTTGAAGAAATTAAGGGTTTATTTTCAGTGGTGGGATtctaaaactaaacatttatgttttgctgTTTAAGACAAtcactattttaatttaatgaatttttaGGTGTCTatgaatgctattttttttaatcattatttgatATTCTGTTCATTCAGTGTGCTTTATACATCTTTAATAACCCTCAGTGTGAGCACTGGAAGTTGATATTATTGTCTTTATTAGTGTTCTGTATGAAGATGTGCACAGTGGTGACATTTGCAACTTCTGATGGaacaataaatatacatatattatttttgggattttgaatgtctttttaaaaaacgtttttagtcattatatatatttatttgtgtgtgtgagatatatatgtatatataaccaCACTAAGATCACTAACTAACCACACAAGATcacatttatgtacattttagttatttgtttttgGTTGATTTTTGATTGATCTTACATGAAGAAAAGTAAAagatataaaaacagaaaaaaggcaCTGACCTGTACCTCTGTGTTATCTAGGTGTTGTAAATTAGATTCAGAATGTATCGGTCAGCAAATGGCGCTCCTGATGTTAATAAACTGCCACCATCAAAACAGGCTTAGATCTGTGAGGGCAGAGCACTCTCTCCTCTAATAATGAAAGTTAAGCTCCAGCAGATGACTGAAATAAGACACTTTGACTGTAATTTATTCTCTCTGAAGTCATCCCTGCAGTCTTTCTCTGGCAATTTGTACCTTCCCGTCAGCACAGCATCTGCTACCTTTCTGACTCCTGAGCTATTTAGATTCTAAAAAAGAATGagacaaaaatatttcacacagtGTGGTTGCAAAATGTTCTTCCTTTCCCCCGGTCTGTGTATAATCTGATTGTAGCCTTTTTCCTTTTTGGATTATTAAAGTTAACTATTTGTTATAGTGATGGCAGATTTGACATTTGACAGGCTACTTGACATCTCAAGTTCAGTCAAGACATTTGCTTAATTAAGTTGTCTCCATTCtgctaacaccccccccccccccccctttgtgAGCATTGGCTTGAGAATAGACTATTCGAAAGGATTCATCTCTTCTCAACTATTAATGAGCAAAGTATAAATAGACGGCTATGCCCATAATGAATAGCTTAGAGGAAGAGAAGACGGTCCTGGAGGAAGGgaaaactaatataaaatgtatatttctaacTATGTGCATATGTGTTTGCGCATGCATATTTACTCTGCAAAGCTCTATGCAAACAATATATTTGAAaggtgttatataaataaatactattgtaTATTCAGAGGCCAATtgtgactaaaaataaaattgttctctAAAGGAAAATATTGTGCTTTATTGCAAACCGTTGTGGATAAAATCGATACTTaagatttttattaaacttttattatatagtatttaataatagtaattatatatatacatatatacacacacacacacgcaaacacaacACAATTCTAAAAAATAGAATCTAAAATACAaagtatatataaagaaaaaaataattttatacacTTGATGACTCGCAGAAGATGACTCGGGATGCAAGGATAAAATGACGCTTTCTC is from Carassius auratus strain Wakin unplaced genomic scaffold, ASM336829v1 scaf_tig00043294, whole genome shotgun sequence and encodes:
- the LOC113086536 gene encoding SH3 domain-binding protein 5-like — protein: MDPAVSRECPAGSGALSVEERGGNQPEEVTDESREADGESEETEMEGKDSDRSKCQDENSLHGKLTEEELDPRIQEALERLNEASEEINKMELELQEVRSSHRRIMSDSVLKLKAKSSELGSCIEKARPYYEARRKAKEAQQETQKAALSFERAVSMHLAAREMVHVAEQGLTAVKTLDPTWQEMLNHATSKVNEAEEERIKSERGHMLVTQLCQEAEARVQELQKSLKRSIVKSKSYFELKAQFNDVLEEHKSKILLLEERISKAKLNYSSTLRHLEEISEEIHAQREQDQTKDGPIKTCSGRSPPVGAETTNSTGTEGGACGGHPRPNDWVSGKEGVANTREWVDTHQNSRWVDMGRAEMTRSGSDSLSIVSLQTIISDLEKCDSVEHLGHLSSDISLSGEEGERYGTENDKKLVRQINADISEFLKQHIRSVSL